One window from the genome of Oryctolagus cuniculus chromosome 1, mOryCun1.1, whole genome shotgun sequence encodes:
- the LOC100358496 gene encoding olfactory receptor 8B8-like produces the protein MKTLRKMGIENSSFITEFILVGLTDNSGVQFPLFFFFLGVYVITVAGNLGLITLIGLNSHLHTPMYFFLFNLSCIDLCYSSVITPKLLVNFVSKMNTISYAGCMTQLFFYCFFVSAECYVLTVMAYDRYVAICKPLLYTVAMSPQLCSLLAVTVYVGAFIGAWAHTGCMLRLTFCESNTINHYMCDILPLLELSCTSTHINELVVFIVVGFDVGVPSLTIIVSYTFILSSILHIRSNEGRSKAFSTCSSHMMVVSVFFGSGAFMYLHPSSVLSMDQGKVSTVFYTIVVPMLNPLIYSFRNKEVKVALRNTLRRKIFS, from the exons ATGAAAACGCTAAG AAAAATGGGCATTGAAAACAGTTCCTTCATCACTGAGTTTATCTTGGTGGGTTTAACAGATAATTCAGGAGTCCAgtttcctctcttcttcttcttcctaggAGTCTATGTCATCACTGTGGCAGGAAACCTGGGCTTGATTACTTTAATTGGACTAAATTCTCACCTTCACACTCCCatgtacttctttctttttaatttatcttgTATTGATCTCTGTTACTCTTCTGTCATTACCCCAAAACTGTTGGTAAACTTTGTGTCAAAGATGAACACCATATCCTATGCAGGATGCATGACTCAGCTCTTTTTCTATTGCTTCTTTGTCAGTGCAGAGTGCTATGTGTTGACAGTGATGGCCTATgatcgctatgtggccatctgcaagccccTGCTGTACACAGTCGCCATGTCCCCTCAGCTCTGTTCCCTGCTGGCTGTGACTGTTTATGTGGGGGCATTTATCGGTGCCTGGGCCCACACGGGGTGCATGCTGAGGTTGACTTTCTGTGAGTCCAACACCATCAACCACTACATGTGTGACATCTTGCCCCTGCTGGAACTCTCCTGCACCAGCACTCACATCAATGAACTGGTGGTTTTCATTGTTGTGGGCTTTGATGTTGGTGTGCCCAGCCTCACCATCATTGTCTCTTACACTttcatcctctccagcatcctcCACATTCGTTCTAATGAAGGAAGATCCAAAGCCTTCAGCACGTGTAGCTCACACATGATGGTTGTCTCTGTTTTCTTTGGGTCAGGAGCATTCATGTACCTCCATCCATCTTCTGTTTTGTCCATGGACCAGGGGAAAGTGTCCACAGTGTTCTATACTATTGTGGTGCCCATGCTCAACCCGCTTATCTACAGCTTCCGAAACAAGGAGGTTAAGGTTGCTCTGAGAAATACcttgagaagaaaaatattttcctaa